The window ACCTGCCGGTCCGGAAGGTCTCCGCCGGGCCGAAGGCGATCGACACGGTCGACTTCGAGTGGCTGCCGCGTACGCCGGAAAACCTCGCCAAGCTGGAGGGCGCCGCGCCGGCCGACTACAAGAAGCTGCCCTGCGCCCCACTTCCCGTCGAGGGCAAGGACTGCGGCCTGGGCAACTGATCCTCACGCAGTAGGGGCCCCGGATCGCGGTTCGTGATCCGGGGCCCCGTCGTGTCGGTCAGCCGGCCCGGTAGGCGCGGATGATGGTCTGCTCGATCCCACTGCGCCCGTCGGCGGTCGCCTTGATCCGCAACGACACCGCCTGCCCGGCCGTCACGGTCGGCAGCGCGCCAGTGAAGGTGTCTTCACCGGCGGGCTGTGTGGTCGCGGCCTGCCAGGTGAGACCGTCGTCGACCGAGGTTTCCAGGGTGAACGAGGTGATGTTCTGCCTGGCCACTCCGTGCGACTGGTGCACGGTGAAGGTGGCCTCGCCGCCGATCGGCTTGTTGGCCGGGCCGAGCGGGAGGGCGTAGTCGACCGACAGCAGCGGCACGGGGATGCTGCTGGTCGCGTCGGCGGGGCCGGTGGACCGGAACGTCCAGGCGGTGTTGACCCGGGTCGACAGGCTCATCAGACGGGTCGCGTCGAGGTCGTAGGTGAGCCGGTAGTCACCGGCCGCCTGCGGGATCTCGAAATCGCCGTACGACTCCGGCTGTTCGCCGATCAGCTCACCGTTCCGGTGCAGGGTCAGCGTACGGGTGGTCAGGCCGTGGAACCCGTCCCACGGATCGATGCAGTCGAACCGCTGGTGCTCGTCGGACAACTCGACCAGGTCCACCCGCAGCACGCCCTGCGTACGCCGGATCGGCTGGGGCACGCAGCCGCTCGGGGAGAGCGCCGGGTCGTCGTACCAGTCGGGGCGCAGCGGTTGGCGTACCCAGGTTTTCTGTTGCCGGCTGCCGGCCGGATACTCGCGCATCGCCTCCTGGGTCACGACCATGGTGTGCGGGTCGAGCAGGTCGAACGCGCCGGAGAAGAACGCCTCGTCGATGTAGGAGAAGCCGGGCGTGAGGTAGTCGACCCTGGTCGCCGGGACCTCGCTCGTCTGGGCGTCGAGGAGGAAGAAGCCGTCGGCGGTCAGGCCGTACCGCTTGTGGTTGGTGACCGCGTCGGGCGCGTCCAGGGTGTGGAAGGTCTGGTCGACCCGGATGAGCTGGGCCTGCTCGGCCGGGGACACCTGCCAGGACAGGTCCGCCGGGATGCCGTCCGGCAGGGCCCGGATCAGCTCGTAGACGAACGGGGTCGGCGCGGTGCCGGGGGCGTGCAGGCTGACACTCGTGTACGCCTCGAACCGGCCGACGCCGGGCTTCTCCATCGGCATCGCGTACGCGCCCCAGGACTTGGCGGCCTCGCCCCAGGCGAACGCGAAGTCGTCGCTGACCTGGGTGCCGTCGGCCGCGTACTGCCGGTAGGTTGCCCCGACCTGGGCCGCCTCGGTCGCCACCCCGTCGAGGGTGGCCTTCACCGGACTGGCCTGTGCGGCGTCGGCTACCACTGTCGTGTCGCGGTCCACGATCACGTCCGGGTCCCCGACCATGATCATGCGGCTGAGCCCGGTCTCCGGGTTGTCCTCCACCTGGTAGCCCGCGACGCTGTACCGCCCGGCCGGCACCCGCATCGTCACCGGTTCGTTCGGGGACAGGTTGGTGAACTCGTTGAACCTGGTCGGGTCGTCGATGCTGGCGATCCGTACCCCGCCCCACTGGTCGATGGTCGAGCCCGCGTCGGGCAGCGAGGTCACGCTGAGCGCGAGGTCGAAGCTGCGCGGTTCGATGTAGAACGCGACCGGGGTGCTGGCGACGAAGGCACCGCCGCGCGTACGGGCGGTGACGGTCGCGGTGTAGAGCCCCGGTTTGCCGGCGAGTCGGGTGGGGTCGAGCCGCAGGGTCACGGTGGCGGTGGCCCCACGGCCGACCGTCACCCGGTCCGCCGAGAGCCGGACCGCGCCCGCCGGTGCGTTCACCCCGTCACGGGTACGGACGTTCAGGTCCAGTTTCAGGTTCTCGGCGCCCCGGCCGGTGTTGACCCAGCTCAGTTTGGTCGACGCGGTCCCGCTCTGCGGATAGGCGAAGATCCCCAGGTCCACCACGTCCTGCGCGGCGACCACCCCGCTCAGCGCCCGTACGGCATCGAGCCGACCGGCGCCGACCGCGTACGTGTCCACGTTCGACAGTGGGTCGGCCGCTCCGACCAGGGCCGCCTTGAGCTGTCCGGCCTGCCAGTCGGGGTGCCGCTGGGCGAGCAGTGCGGCTGCCCCTGCCACGTGCGGGCTGGCCATCGAGGTGCCGGAGGCGGCGGTGTAGCGGTTGTCGACGGGGGTGCCCATGGTCGTACCGGCGGCCCGTGCGGCGATGATGTCGACGCCGGGGGCAACCAGTTCGGGCTTGGCGGCCTGGGTGTTGACCAGCGGCCCCCGGTCGGAGAACTCGGCGAGCGTGTCGGTCCCGTCGACCGCGCCGACGGTGAGGGCGGTACCGGCCGCAGCGGGCGAGGCGATCTGCCCGGGGGTCGGTCCGGCGTTACCGGCGGCGACCACGAACAGGGTGCCGTACTGGGCGGTGAGGTTGTCGACGGCGAGGGACATCGAGTCCGTACCGTCACTCGGCTCCCACCCGCCGAGGCTCATGTTGACCACGTCGGCCCGTGCCGCCGCCCACTCCATACCGGCGATGATCTGGGAGTCGCTGCCGAAGCCGTCGTCGGTGAGGACCTTGCCGATCACCAGGTCGGCATCGGGGGCGACCCCGCGCCGCAGACCCGGCGCTCCGGCGCCACTGCCGGCGATCGTCGCCGCCACGTGGGTGCCGTGCCCGTTGCCGTCGACCGCGTTCCCGCCCTCGACGGTGAAGTCGGCCCGCTCCACCACCTGTCCGACCAGGTCAGGATGGGTGAAGTCGGCACCGGTGTCGAGGACGGCGACCCGGCTGCCCCGACCGGTGAAACCGGCCTGCCACGCCTTCGGCGCACTGATCTGGGTCAGGTTCCGGTCGAGTCGCCCGTTCCCCGCCTGCCGGTCGCTGTCCGGTGCAGCCTGGATGGGTGCGGCGTGGAGAGGTGCGATGGCGCCCGTGGCGCGTACCCGGCGGTCCAGCCACACCTTCGGGCCGGTGTCCGCGGTCCGGGCACCGGCCGCGGCGGGCGCGCTGGAGGTCAGCGTACGGAGAAAGTCCGCGCCACCCTTCTTCGGCTGGCTGCCGGCAACCGCGCCGATGGTCGGCAGTGCCCGGCGTCCGCCCAGGCTCGCAGCCAGCGGCTCGGCGGCGAGGGTGCCCGCCGCCCGCGCCCCGGCCCCGCCCGGCCGGATGATCAGCGGCAACTCGGCCGTACGCGCGTCGTCGTAACCGTCGAGGATCAGCGCCGTCACGTCGAACAGCGACTCGTCCAGCACCGATCCGACCAGTCGGGCCACCTCGCCCGGCACGACCCGTACGTGACCGTCCGGGCCGCAACTGCGGTGCTGGACACCGCTGGGCTTCGCCGGTTGCACACTGACCACCGGGCAGGCCGAACCCTTGCCCGTCACGGTCACCACGTCACCGGTCAACAACGTCACCGTGTACGTCTTATTCGCCGCCAGCACCGGCCCACCGGAACCACCGGCCGGCTTTGTCGCCGGGACCGACGGCTGCGGCTGTGCGAGTGCCGGACTGCCGGAGACAGTGAGAGTGGCGGCGACCACCGCTGCGGTCACCGCCACTGCCTTCGAAAGATCGTGTCTACGCCGTACCATCAAGCGCTTTTCCCTCTCTTGAGCCCACGATCGCCCCGCCCGACCAGCGGCAACCCACGCATCGGGGAGCGACGATGCCAATCCCCCGTCAGGGACCGTCACCTCATTGACGCAGGTCGACCGCCATCGGTTGTGCGGATAGGACGGCAATCTGACTCGGACAGCGCCGGTCGGGGCCGTCAGGACACGGGTTTCCACCCGGCGGTGGTCGCCTCGGCCCAGGAGCGGACCAGGTCCGGGTAGACCGGCGCGGGGAAACCGCCGTCGACGGCCACGTCCACGATCGTCGTCACGAACACCCGGGGCGCCGGACGAGCGGCCATCGCGGAGTTGACAATCTGCGGCGCCGGCCGGTCATCGCTGCCCCGGTATCGGTGCGAGTTCCGGCGGCGGGCCTGTGCGACGAAGGCGTCGACCGCCGGTTGCCCACCATCGAGGTACGCGTGCAGCAGTGCCAACGATGCGGTCGGTTCGCCGGGGGCAAGCGGGTGTCGGGGATGCTGGAGGAAGTAGCACGCGACGGCCACACCGTGCAGCGGTCCCCAGGGTGGCTGCCGGGAGTGGTCCAGCGCCAGCAGCCGTTCGAACAGCTCGTCACAGATCTCCTGCGAGCCCTCTGCGCCACACTGCGGACACCTCGTCACCGATTCAGCATCCACGACAACAGCGGCGACGATGAGGTCCTAGAGCGAACCCTTCGCCACGACCCACTCCATGGGTTGCCCGGTGATGGCGGCGATACGGTCGTAGTCGGCGTCGTAGTGCAGAACGGTCGCGCCGTGCTCCTCCGCGGTCGCGGCGATGATCAGGTCGGGTAGTCGGAAGTTCCGGTGCTGGCTGTTGGCTGCCATCGACCGATGGGTGTCGAGCGCCCGGTCCATCGCCTTGGCGGTGACGTCGAACCGGCGGTGGCCCTGCAGGGCACCCCAGAGGGTTTCGTAGCTCTTCGGGTCCGGGGCGTTGTTCAGGCACTCCAGGCTGGTCATCTGGCAGGCCGCAAGACGACCCTCGGCCAGCAGCGATTCGAACCTGCGACGAACCTGCGGATAGCGCCCCTGCAGGACGTAGACGGAGGTGTCGGCGAGATAGATGCTGCCGGCCATCATGCGGCGTCGGCCTCGCGGGCGTCCTCGACCAGCCGGGACAGGTCACGACCGCCGCCATAGCCCCACGAGCGGTCCGGATCCGCGAACTCGAACTGCACGCTGTCGAACGCGTTGACGATCTCGACCGCCTGCCGGCGTAGCGCGAAGGCGTGCAACGCCGCATTGATGGTGGCGACCTTCGTGTCGGTGCCGAGCACCTCCCTGGCCGCATCCAGCCACTCGTCGTTCACGTCAACGGTGATGCGCGTCATGGGTCCAAACGTACACCAGTTTTTTCGAATGCAACGCACCAACATCGGGGAAAAAGTGGTGTGCGGATACTCCGTGGGTTTTGCCGGTCAGTTGCGGTTGACGTAGGCGGCCAGGCCGCCGAGTTCTTCGCTGGCCAGGAAGACCGAGCGGACGTTGAGGAGGGCCTCTTCTACGTGCTCGGTGCAGCTCCAGGCCGAGTCGCCCCAGGAGTCGGCGAGCTTCAACTCGGCCGGACGGGGGCAGGGGGTGATGGCACCGCCGAGCTGGCAGTGGTCGGGGTGCGGCGCCTGGCGGTGGGCCGAGGCGGCGTCGCGTACGCGGGTGGAGAGGTCTGCGTTGGCGGCGGTCGCCCGTGCGTCGGCCGCCGCGGCACGTTCCCGCTCCGCCCGTACGGCGAGGATCGCGGCCAGGCGCAGTTCCAACTGCTTCGCGACCAGGGCGGCGAGTTTCGTCAGCACCGCGATCTGGTTCCCGGTGACCTGCCGGCGTTTGCGGTCGATCACGTTCACCGTGCCCAGCCGGAAACCGTCGGCGGTGATGATCGGTGCCGCCGCGTAGAACCGCAGCGACAGTTCACCCTTCACCAGCGGATGATCGGCCGTACGCGGATCCAGCGCGGCGTCGTTGACGATGTACGGGCCGTCGGCGCGGAAGGCCGAGGCGCACAGGCCGGAATCGATGCCGACCTCGGTGATCCCGTCGAATCCCCTGGCGGCGGCGAGCCAGACCCGGTCGGCGTCGACGATGGTGACGCTGGCGATCGGGGTGCCGCAAACCATCGCGGCCAGCTCCGCGATCTCGTCGAACGCGCCGTCAGGGGGCGAGTCGAGGATCTCGTAACGACGTACGGCCGCCAGTCGGGCGGTCTCGTCGTCCGGCGATCGCACGGGAGGTTCGAGGGGCAATGGGGTACCGCTTTCTGGCTCGGGGCAGGACGGTAAACCTTTCGACGGCTCCCTGATTCCCGCACGTTCCGCACCGGCCAGGATGGGAACGACGAATGACCAGATAGATGATGATCTGTCACTGCCGACCCCGAGGTTATACCCTCCGGAACGGGTCGGCACGCCGGGCCGCAGCGGTAATCCGGAGGGTCACCGCCCGCTCACCCCGACCCGGTCGGCCGCCCGCCGGTGGGGGTCGTACCCCGGTTGACGTGCATCCGGCTGCGCCGGCCGGGACGTACACCCCAGGCCGCGTCCGCCGTCAGCGCCAACCCGAGCAGGACCCACCACCCGCTGACATCACCGCGCAGCCAACCTGCCACCACAAGGACCAGAATCGGTACGAACACCAGCAGGCGGAACCCGCTGAGCAGGCGCCGCCACAGCGGGCGGGGATGGTAGAGATCCTCGCGCGGCGGCTTCGACGAGTGCTCCCGTACGGAGTGGACGACGGCGGCGGCGAAGCCCAGGCGCTCGGTGCGTACGGCACCGGGAACCGAGGCGGCCCAGTCCGCCAGTTCCACGGCGGTACGGCCGATGACGTCGGCGGGTAAGCCGAGCAGGTCCCCCAGTTCGGTGAGCGCCGCCATCGGCTCCAGGTCCGTACGCCGTAGCAACGCGGTGACGGTCAGTGCCTGCTCGGGTACGCCGAACTCCTCGGCGAGCTGCCTGGCTGCCCGTGCGGTCCCCTCCGGTGTCACCGGTGCCGAGCCGCCCCACTCGTGCGCACCGGCCACCCGGTTGGCGCGGGTCAGCACGAAGCCCGCGGTCCGCTCCGACCACCAGTACGCCAGCGTGGCCCAACGCCGGTCGGCCAGCACCTCGGCC of the Micromonospora sp. NBC_01796 genome contains:
- a CDS encoding PIN domain nuclease; translated protein: MMAGSIYLADTSVYVLQGRYPQVRRRFESLLAEGRLAACQMTSLECLNNAPDPKSYETLWGALQGHRRFDVTAKAMDRALDTHRSMAANSQHRNFRLPDLIIAATAEEHGATVLHYDADYDRIAAITGQPMEWVVAKGSL
- a CDS encoding type II toxin-antitoxin system VapB family antitoxin, whose amino-acid sequence is MTRITVDVNDEWLDAAREVLGTDTKVATINAALHAFALRRQAVEIVNAFDSVQFEFADPDRSWGYGGGRDLSRLVEDAREADAA
- a CDS encoding S8 family peptidase, with protein sequence MTAAVVAATLTVSGSPALAQPQPSVPATKPAGGSGGPVLAANKTYTVTLLTGDVVTVTGKGSACPVVSVQPAKPSGVQHRSCGPDGHVRVVPGEVARLVGSVLDESLFDVTALILDGYDDARTAELPLIIRPGGAGARAAGTLAAEPLAASLGGRRALPTIGAVAGSQPKKGGADFLRTLTSSAPAAAGARTADTGPKVWLDRRVRATGAIAPLHAAPIQAAPDSDRQAGNGRLDRNLTQISAPKAWQAGFTGRGSRVAVLDTGADFTHPDLVGQVVERADFTVEGGNAVDGNGHGTHVAATIAGSGAGAPGLRRGVAPDADLVIGKVLTDDGFGSDSQIIAGMEWAAARADVVNMSLGGWEPSDGTDSMSLAVDNLTAQYGTLFVVAAGNAGPTPGQIASPAAAGTALTVGAVDGTDTLAEFSDRGPLVNTQAAKPELVAPGVDIIAARAAGTTMGTPVDNRYTAASGTSMASPHVAGAAALLAQRHPDWQAGQLKAALVGAADPLSNVDTYAVGAGRLDAVRALSGVVAAQDVVDLGIFAYPQSGTASTKLSWVNTGRGAENLKLDLNVRTRDGVNAPAGAVRLSADRVTVGRGATATVTLRLDPTRLAGKPGLYTATVTARTRGGAFVASTPVAFYIEPRSFDLALSVTSLPDAGSTIDQWGGVRIASIDDPTRFNEFTNLSPNEPVTMRVPAGRYSVAGYQVEDNPETGLSRMIMVGDPDVIVDRDTTVVADAAQASPVKATLDGVATEAAQVGATYRQYAADGTQVSDDFAFAWGEAAKSWGAYAMPMEKPGVGRFEAYTSVSLHAPGTAPTPFVYELIRALPDGIPADLSWQVSPAEQAQLIRVDQTFHTLDAPDAVTNHKRYGLTADGFFLLDAQTSEVPATRVDYLTPGFSYIDEAFFSGAFDLLDPHTMVVTQEAMREYPAGSRQQKTWVRQPLRPDWYDDPALSPSGCVPQPIRRTQGVLRVDLVELSDEHQRFDCIDPWDGFHGLTTRTLTLHRNGELIGEQPESYGDFEIPQAAGDYRLTYDLDATRLMSLSTRVNTAWTFRSTGPADATSSIPVPLLSVDYALPLGPANKPIGGEATFTVHQSHGVARQNITSFTLETSVDDGLTWQAATTQPAGEDTFTGALPTVTAGQAVSLRIKATADGRSGIEQTIIRAYRAG
- a CDS encoding GAF domain-containing protein, which gives rise to MRSPDDETARLAAVRRYEILDSPPDGAFDEIAELAAMVCGTPIASVTIVDADRVWLAAARGFDGITEVGIDSGLCASAFRADGPYIVNDAALDPRTADHPLVKGELSLRFYAAAPIITADGFRLGTVNVIDRKRRQVTGNQIAVLTKLAALVAKQLELRLAAILAVRAERERAAAADARATAANADLSTRVRDAASAHRQAPHPDHCQLGGAITPCPRPAELKLADSWGDSAWSCTEHVEEALLNVRSVFLASEELGGLAAYVNRN
- a CDS encoding DUF5946 family protein, encoding MTRCPQCGAEGSQEICDELFERLLALDHSRQPPWGPLHGVAVACYFLQHPRHPLAPGEPTASLALLHAYLDGGQPAVDAFVAQARRRNSHRYRGSDDRPAPQIVNSAMAARPAPRVFVTTIVDVAVDGGFPAPVYPDLVRSWAEATTAGWKPVS